The following proteins are co-located in the Carassius gibelio isolate Cgi1373 ecotype wild population from Czech Republic chromosome A21, carGib1.2-hapl.c, whole genome shotgun sequence genome:
- the LOC127942293 gene encoding olfactory receptor 52D1-like — translation MDNMTRFKTYTLMEPHNAKSFRYIYFTCFLFIYAMILFLNIWLSVVIVLEKALHEPMYIFLCNLCVNDVYGTAAFYPKFLHDLILNSYVIPSYMCAFQAFVVYTYVMCEYSTLAVMAYDRYVAICQPLDYHTKMNKFSCSILLGLCWFIPFLIMFIAVFLSNRLVPCRNHIDKLFCDNWSIVKLSCESTVINNIYGFIFISLYSGLVIVIMMSYIKLIIACKASLECKRKFWQTCVPHVISLINLTVAILFDNIYNRYGSSDFPVNFRMFLALEMIVVPPLFNPVIYGIKLSEVRKRVLKLCMNCTKDDKD, via the coding sequence ATGGACAATATGACACGTTTTAAAACATACACTCTGATGGAACCACATAATGCTAAATCATTCaggtatatttattttacatgcttTTTGTTTATCTatgctatgatactgtttttgaacatTTGGCTCAGTGTAGTCATTGTTTTGGAAAAAGCCCTTCATGAACCAATGTACATTTTTCTGTGTAATCTGTGTGTAAATGATGTTTATGGAACAGCAGCATTTTATCCTAAATTCTTACATGATTTAATATTGAATTCATATGTAATTCCATCTTACATGTGTGCGTTCCAGGCTTTTGTTGTTTATACTTATGTTATGTGTGAATATTCTACATTAGCAGTGATGGCTTATGACAGATATGTGGCCATATGTCAACCTTTAGACtatcacacaaaaatgaacaaattTTCATGCAGCATATTACTTGGCTTATGTTGGTTTATACCATTTCTTATTATGTTCATTGCAGTTTTCTTATCAAACAGGTTGGTACCATGTAGAAATCATATTGACAAATTGTTTTGTGACAACTGGTCAATAGTGAAACTTTCATGTGAGTCAACTGTGATCAATAACATTtatgggtttatttttatttcactgtaTTCTGGCCTTGTGATTGTAATTATGATGTCCTATATAAAACTTATTATTGCATGTAAGGCATCATTGGAATGCAAAAGGAAATTTTGGCAGACATGTGTGCCTCATGTAATTTCATTGATAAATCTGACTGTAGCGATACTTTTTGATAATATCTATAACAGATATGGATCAAGTGATTTCCCTGTTAATTTCCGTATGTTTTTGGCTTTAGAGATGATTGTAGTGCCACCTCTTTTCAATCCTGTAATCTATGGCATAAAACTATCAGAAGTTCGCAAAAGAGTCCTAAAATTATGCATGAATTGTACCAAAGATGACAAAGACTGA
- the LOC127942294 gene encoding olfactory receptor 52E8-like translates to MDNMTHFTTYSLMEPHNAKSDRYIYFTCFLFLYAMILFLNIWLSVVIVLEKALHEPMYIFLCNLCVNDVYGTAAFYPKFLHDLILNSYVIPSYLCAFQAFVFYSYVLCEYSTLAVMAYDRHVAICQPLDYHSKMNKFSCSILLGLCWVIPFLIMFIAVFLSNRLVPCRNHIDKLFCDNWSIVKLSCESTVINNIYGFIFISLYFGLVIVIIMSYIKLIIACKASLECKRKFWQTCVPHVISLINLTVAILFDNIYNRYGSSDLPVHFRMFLALDIIVVPPLFNPVIYGIKLSEVRKRVLKVCINCTKDDKD, encoded by the coding sequence ATGGAtaatatgacacattttacaACCTACTCTCTGATGGAACCACATAATGCTAAATCAGACaggtatatttattttacatgcttTTTGTTCCTCTatgctatgatactgtttttgaacatTTGGCTCAGTGTAGTAATTGTCTTGGAAAAAGCGCTGCATGAACCAATGTACATTTTTCTGTGTAATCTGTGTGTAAATGATGTTTATGGAACAGCAGCATTTTATCCTAAATTCTTACATGATTTAATATTGAATTCATATGTAATCCCATCTTACTTGTGTGCATTCCAggcttttgttttttattcttatgTTTTATGTGAATATTCTACATTAGCAGTGATGGCTTATGACAGACATGTGGCCATATGTCAACCTTTAGACTATCACTCCAAAATGAACAAGTTTTCATGCAGCATATTACTTGGCTTATGTTGGGTTATACCATTTCTTATTATGTTCATTGCAGTTTTCTTATCAAACAGGTTGGTACCATGTAGAAATCATATTGACAAATTGTTTTGTGACAACTGGTCAATAGTGAAACTTTCATGTGAGTCAACTGTAATCAATAACATTtatgggtttatttttatttcactttattttggcCTTGTGATTGTAATTATTATGTCCTATATAAAACTTATCATTGCATGTAAGGCATCATTGGAATGCAAAAGGAAATTTTGGCAGACATGTGTGCCTCATGTAATTTCTTTGATAAATCTGACTGTAGCAATACTTTTTGATAATATCTATAACAGATATGGATCAAGTGATTTGCCTGTACATTTCCGTATGTTTTTGGCTTTAGATATAATTGTAGTGCCACCTCTTTTCAATCCTGTAATCTATGGAATAAAACTATCAGAAGTTCGCAAACGAGTCCTAAAAGTATGCATTAATTGTACCAAAGATGACAAAGACTGA